The bacterium genomic interval GCGCGAAGGCGCCGACGGTGTCCCGCGCCAGCCGCGGCAGCCACTCCGCCCGTTGCGACTCGTCGCCGAAGCGGTTCAGCGCGTCGACGACGAGGGTGTTCTGCACGTCGCAGACGACGGCGACCGAGGGATCGGCCTTGGCCAGCTCCATCACGGCGAGGATCGTCTCCGAGAACGACATCCCCGCGCCGCCGTACTTCTCCGGCGCCTCGATCCCCATCAAGCCCATCTCGAAGAGCCGGCGGAGGATCTCCGGGTCGAGCTTCCCCTCGCGGTCCATCCCCTTGACCCGCGGGCGGACGACCTCCTCGTTGAAGCGGGCGATCTCCTCGACGATCAGGCGCTGTTCGTCGGTGACGACGGTGAGGGGGCGGGGGACGTCGATCATGGGCGCCTCGCTCGAACTTCCCGCACGGTTTCGGCGCTTTCGACTGGCCGCGCCGGCCGCGGTCCGTAAAATGTCGGCGCCGACTCCGGTCGGTGCGGGGAAACATACGGCGATGCGACGCGGACTCTTCTGCAGGTCGCTGGTGGTCGCGGCGGCGTCGGCCTGCGCCTTGGCGGCGGCGGGCGAGGCGACTTCCGCGCCCTCCGCGCCGGCGGCGGATCCCGCGCCGGTCCTCGCGCGTCTCGACGCGGCGCAGCGCGGCCTCTCGTCGCTCGCCGCCGACTTCGTCGAGTCGCGCTTCGCCCCCGGCGGGGGCGCTCCCGCGGTCGCCCTCGGCCATGTCGTGTGGGCCAAGAATGGCGGGAAGGTCCGCTGGGAATACAGCGCTCCGGAGCGGCGCGTCCACGTGCTCGCCGACGGCCTGCTGCTCGGCTGGATCCCGGCGAAGAACCGCTTCGAGCGACTGGAGCTCGGACCGGGCGGCGCGCGGATGCGTCGTCTCGCCGCGCTCGGCCAGGACTCCGCGGCTCTGGCGAAGGACTTCACGGCGACGCGCGGCGTCTCCACGGCCGACGCCGACGTGCTCGATCTGGCGCCCAAGATGAAGCGTGCGCGGCGCAAGCTCGCCGTCGTGCGGCTCTTCGTGGA includes:
- a CDS encoding outer membrane lipoprotein carrier protein LolA — encoded protein: MRRGLFCRSLVVAAASACALAAAGEATSAPSAPAADPAPVLARLDAAQRGLSSLAADFVESRFAPGGGAPAVALGHVVWAKNGGKVRWEYSAPERRVHVLADGLLLGWIPAKNRFERLELGPGGARMRRLAALGQDSAALAKDFTATRGVSTADADVLDLAPKMKRARRKLAVVRLFVDKETALPSRVEYHGADGGVVVVALRGTRPNAPPAADAFALAPPAGAAVAEGTSSLGFVSGAGGADDEVRR